One Silene latifolia isolate original U9 population chromosome 4, ASM4854445v1, whole genome shotgun sequence DNA segment encodes these proteins:
- the LOC141653902 gene encoding small ribosomal subunit protein uS19-like — translation MRSISAPSGYDPTNMGRVLNPLPIPIRAEVVEVANTVAVPKKRTFRTFSYRGIDLPALLDLKTDKLVQLLPARIRRRTERGLKQKPMALIKKLRKAKLEAPTGEKPEPVRTHLRNMIIVPEMIGSIIGVYNGKTFNQVEIKPEMIGHYLAEFSISYKPVKHGRPGIGATHSSRFIPLK, via the exons ATGAGATCCATATCCGCCCCATCAGGATACGATCCAACGAATATGGGTAGGGTTCTGAATCCCCTTCCAATCCCTATACGA gCGGAAGTAGTAGAGGTGGCGAATACTGTGGCGGTGCCGAAGAAGCGAACATTTAGGACGTTCTCTTATCGTGGAATTGATCTTCCTGCTCTTTTGGATTTGAAAACTGATAAGCTTGTTCAGCTTTTACCTGCTCGTATTCGTAGAAG GACTGAAAGGGGATTGAAGCAGAAGCCTATGGCTCTCATCAAGAAGCTCCGTAAAGCG AAACTTGAGGCTCCCACTGGTGAGAAGCCAGAGCCAGTCAGAACCCACCTTCGAAACATGATAATTGTTCCGGAGATGATTGGTAGCATTATTGGTGTCTACAACGGCAAGACCTTCAACCAGGTTGAAATCAAGCCGGAGATGATTGGTCACTATTTGGCCGAGTTTTCCATCAGTTACAAGCCTGTAAAGCATGGTAGACCTGGTATTGGTGCCACCCACTCTTCTCGGTTTATTCCTCTTAAGTGA